ATGAATTTGACGCTGACACCTTTCGGGCAGGCCGCTTCACACTCGTAGTGGTTGGTGCAGTTACCGAAGCCGGCGTTCAACATGGCTTCCGTCATGTTGTTAACACGCTCAGCCGCCTCAACTTCACCCTGAGGCAGAACAGCCATCTGGGCAATTTTAGCGCTGGTGAACAGCATGGCACTGCCGTTGGGGCAGGCGGCAACACAGGCACCACAACCGATGCACTCGGCTGCGTCCATAGCGTAATCGGCATCCGGCTTGGGAATCAGCGTTTGATTCGCCTCGCCGACTTCACCGGTGTAGGCAGACGTATAACCACCGGACTGGATGATGTTATCCAGAGCCGTACGGTCAACGGCCAAGTCCTTGATCACCGGGAACGCCTTGGCGCGCCACGGCTCCAGGGTCAGGCTATCGCCATCGCTGAATTGACGCATGTGCAGTTGGCATGCCGTGGTCTTCTCTTGAGGACCGTGGGGAATACCATTCACCACACAACCACAGGTACCGCAGATACCTTCGCGGCAGTCGTTATCAAACTCGATGGGCTCAATGCCGTTGGTGATCAACTCTTCGTTGACCTCATCGAGCATTTCCAGAAAGGAGCTGTCGGGGCTGACATTTTTAGCCTCGTACTGCTCCAGCTTGCCCTTATCCTCCGGGCCATTTTGGCGCCATACGTAAAGTGTCAGATCCATTATTTATAACTCCTTATCGCAAGTTTAACGTTTTCGAATTTCAACGGCTCTTTGTGCAGCTCAGGTGCCTTGCCTTCACCTTTGTACTCCCAAGCCGCGACGTAGCAGAAGTTCTCGTCATCACGCATTGCCTCACCATCATCCGTCTGGTACTCGGTGCGGAAGTGACCGCCACAAGACTCGTTACGGTGCAGAGCGTCTGTTGCCATGACTTCGGCGAACTCAAGGAAGTCAGCCACGCGGCCGGCATCTTCGAGCTGGCTGTTGCGGGTACCTTTTTCACCGGTAACCTTGACGTTTTTCCAGAACTCTTCACGCAGTTTCGGAATCTCTTCGAGAGCTTCCTTGAGGCTTTGCTCGCTACGTGCCATACC
This region of uncultured Desulfuromonas sp. genomic DNA includes:
- a CDS encoding succinate dehydrogenase/fumarate reductase iron-sulfur subunit, giving the protein MDLTLYVWRQNGPEDKGKLEQYEAKNVSPDSSFLEMLDEVNEELITNGIEPIEFDNDCREGICGTCGCVVNGIPHGPQEKTTACQLHMRQFSDGDSLTLEPWRAKAFPVIKDLAVDRTALDNIIQSGGYTSAYTGEVGEANQTLIPKPDADYAMDAAECIGCGACVAACPNGSAMLFTSAKIAQMAVLPQGEVEAAERVNNMTEAMLNAGFGNCTNHYECEAACPKGVSVKFIAKTNREYIKALGK